TCGATGTGCAGCGCGTGCGTCTCTTTCACGAGTGCTGAGAGCTCCTGTCGCCTGGCGCGTTCCAGTGTGCTGATGCTGGCGATGATCGCGACGACCGCAGTGATGGCTGCGACGTACAAGACGAAGACCACGAGTCGTGACCCTGGTGTCAAACCCGCAGTGACGAAACCGATCGGGAGGACCGCGGGGGTCTCGGTCTTGCAGTACACGGCGACGATCGACAGGGCTGCGGCGTAGGGGGCGACGGCGCGGCGCCAGGACACGGTCGCGGCCAGTGCTGCGACGGTGATCGTGCCGAGGAGCCAGCCCCACACGAAGGTCTGCCACCACGGCACCATGAGGAACGGGAGAAGGGTGAGCCCTGTCGCAAGGAGTGCCGAGCGCTTGGTGAGGAGTACTCCGACGACGACGCAGGCCCCTGCCACCGCAGTGAACACTGCGAGCGTGTCGCGATCGGGAGGCATGAGAATGGAGGCAGTCCGCTCGAAGTGCATAGCGATAGTCAGGCCAGGTGTCACGACCAGGAAACCCGCGACGACGAGCGCGAGCACCACGGTGACGGCCTCCCGTCGGCACCACGCGACGACGGAATAGACGGCGCTGGGGGAAGCCGTGGACACTGTGGTGGTCATGAGCCCATCGTGCCGTTCTCGTAGCAGGGGGGCCTCGGTCCTGAGACGGATCTTCCTCCCCGTCGCGAGGAGCACACCGACGAGCAGATCGCTCCCTCCGGCACAGGGTCGTGCGTGGGGCCGCCCGGCTCGGCCGCGAACGAGGGGACGCGGACTGTGTCCGGACGTAGACGGCCGCTACCTGTTCTGGCGTGCCCGTACGCGGGCCAGGACCTGAGGCGCTGTCCGCTCGCCGTGCTCGGTCCAGGTGCCGGACAGGATCTCGACCTGGAGCCCGTCGGTCGCGGGTTCGCCGTCGGGTGCGTCCGTGCCAGGGGTGCGCACGAGGTCGAGGCGAGCGCCGGCGGTCTGTGCACCGTCCTCGATGCCGGGGCCGCTGCCGACGACCGTGGCCGTGGACTCCCGCAGCACGGGCGCTCCGTCGACCTCGACGTACTGGTCGGCCTCGCGGGCGCCAGCGAGCACGGTGTCGACGAGGACCGCACGGTAGACCGGGTCGCCTTCGGCGTCGTAGACCCAGCGGCGACCGAGCACCGAGTGCTCCATCGTTGTGATGAGGAAAGAGTCCCCACCGGCCAGGGGTGCTGCGCGGTAGGTGAGCGGGACCTGGAGGACCGGACCGCCGGCGCGCACGAGCAGCGTCTCGATGCCCACCTCGCCGTCCGGGTCGTCGAAGCGGTAGGACGCGACGAGGGTCAGGGCTGTGTCCGCTGTGCCGGTGAACCACGGCTGGGTCGGGACCCAAGCAGCAAGGGCCTCGAGCTTTGTCGGTCGGATCGTCGCCTGGTGGATGAGCGCCATGGGTCGACCTTAGACGTCGACCGACACCCATCCGGTTGCGGACCCTCGTGCGGGGTCCAACACTGGCGTGAGGGGTATCTGCTCCGGGGTGCAACCGTGCACGGTCGGAGCCAGCACAGGAGCGGGGACATGGATGGCCGCTGGTCAGGGCAAGAAGACGAGCAGGCCGACAGGTGAGGACCGCGCGACGAACGCGACGACCTCGAGCGGGACGTCCCCTGACGCGAAGACCTCGGCCACGGAGGGCACGCTCCTCGACGTGAGCGCCGACACCTTCGGTGCGGCGACCAAGGCGGTCCCGCGGTCGAACGACCTCGTGCCGCGCAGCATCCAGGTCGCGGCAGCGTGGTCGTGGCGGCTCGTGGCGATCGGTCTGGCTGCGGCGGCGCTCGTGTGGGCCGTCTCGTACCTTCAGGTCCTCGTCATCGCGGTCGCTGTCGCGCTGCTCCTCACGGTGCTCCTGCAGCCGGTCACCCGAGTGCTGCGGACCTATCTGCACTTCTCGGCCGGGCTCGCCGCGGCGACGGCACTCATCGCGCTGATCTCTGCCGTCGCGGGGCTCGGGGTGGTCGCTGGCCTCGGGATCGCCGACGGTCTGAACGACCTCGGTGCCAGTGCGGAGAAGGGATTCGAGCAGGTGCTCGACGCGCTCGCCACCGGGCCCCTCCACTTGGGCGACGCGGAGATCGCGAAGTACCTCGACGACGCGACCGGAGCCCTCCAGGGGGAGTCGTCGTCCGTCGCCGCCGGCGCGCTCTCCGTGACAGGGACAGTGACCGAGCTGTTCTCCGGTGCGCTCATCGCCCTGTTCTGCACGCTGTTCTTCCTGTTCGACGGCCGTCGCGTGTGGACGTGGGTCGTCGGGCTCCTGCCGCGCGGCGCGCGCGAGCGCACCCACCAGGCGGGCCGGCGCGGCCTCGTGACCCTCGCGTCCTATGTGCGCACCCAGATCCTCGTCGCGTTCATCGACGCGGTCGGTGTGGGTGTCGGCGCAGCCATCATCGGTGTGCCGCTCGCGGTCCCGCTCGCCGTGCTCGTGTTCATCGGTGCGTTCGTGCCGCTCGTCGGAGCGATCTTCACCGGGGCGATCGCCGTGCTCGTCGCGCTCGTCGCGAACGGGTGGGTGGCCTCGCTCATCATGCTCGGGGTGGTGCTCCTCGTCCAGCAGATCGAGGGGCACGTGCTCCAGCCGTGGCTCATGGGCCAGGCGGTGTCGTTGCACCCGGTCGCTGTCGTGCTCGTCGTGACCGGTGGGGCGCTCGCTGCCGGGATCGTCGGGGCGTTGTTCGCCGTGCCGGTCGCAGCGGTGCTCAACACCGTGGTCCTGTACTTCCACGGGCACGACAAGTTCCCGGAGCTCGGTTTCGACGACCATGTGAGCGTCCGTCCGAGCGGTCGGCGGGCCGTGATGATCACTGCTGCCGAGCGGTCGGTCAGGGACGACGTCCGGCCGGTGCAGCCGAGCGAGTGAGCGCCGAGGCTCAGGGCGTCAGAGCCGCAGCGGGTCTTTGGCGCCGAGCATGGTCGTCACGAAGCTGATGCAGCGTGCTTTGGGCGCTTCCCACCCGTTGGCGTTGCCGCGGGGGTACTCGTTCATGTCTGGCGTGAAGATCTTCTCGGAGATGTCGACGACGAGCGTGGTCCCGGGGCGCAGATAGTACAGGAGGAACGCGCCGCCCTGGCTCCACTTGCCGGTGGGGAAGAGCAGGAGCGCGGCGCCGGTGTCGACGTTGACCCACTCGTGGCAGCCGATGCCTCCGCCGTTGCCGACAGGGACCTCTGAGCCTGTCCAGATGTCCGAGCGGTCCTTGGAGACGATCCACATAGCTGTTTCCCTTCGTGTCGACCGCGCCACAGTACCGACCGCGGCGCGTGGTGGCGCGGACGCGCAGGGTGATCAGCGGGTGGAGTTGGCTGAGAGCGACGAGGGTGACGCAGCCCATGTCCGTCGGGTTTTTCTCCTCCATGACGAGCGGGTTAAGGTAAGGCTTACCTTTCACCGATCTTGGAGATGTTCATGCGCCTGCAGTCCGGCCGCCGTACCGGTGCCCTCGTCGCACTCACCGCCACCACCCTCGTCCTGTCCGCCTGTGCGGGAGCCGCCGACGCCGACACCGAGGAACCCGCTGCATCCACAGCGTCCACGACGGTCGAGATCGACGACAACCACGGCACGATCACGGTGCCGGTCCTCCCAGAGCGCGTGGTCGCCCTCGACAACCACGTCTTCGAGACGCTCAGCTCTTGGGACGTCGATCTCGTCGCCGCGCCCAAGGTGATCATGGGCGACCTGTGGCCGGTCTACACCGACGACGAAGCCGTCCTCGACGTCGGGAGCCACTTCGAGCCCAACCTCGAGGCGATCATCGAGGCCCAGCCAGACCTCGTCATCGGCGGCTACCGCTTCGCTGAGTCCTATGACGACATCACGGCACAGAACCCCGACGCTGCCGTCATCGAGCTCTCGCCCCGCGAAGACCAAGACATCTCAGCAGAGCTCGTCCGGCAGATCGAGATCCTCGGACAGGTCTTCGACCGTGAAGACGATGCCGCCGCCCTCGTCGAGGCCTTGAACGACTCCGTGACCGCCGCGACCGAGGCCTACGACACCAGCGAGACCGTCGTCGGGCTCATCACCTCAGGAGGAGAGATCGCGTACAGCGCGCCGGTCACCGGACGCAGCATCGGCACGGTCTTCCCCACGCTCGGCCTCACGCCGGCCATCGACCTGGAGGCCGACGACGTCTCGCACGGGGACGACATCAGCGTCGAGGCGATCGCGGCAGCGAACCCCGACTGGATCATCGTGCTCGACCGCGACGGCTCAGGCGTCGGAGAGGGCGAGTACACCTCGGCCGCTGAGATCATCACCGGGTCCGAGGCCCTGAGCGCGGTCACGGCTGTCGCCGAGGACCAGGTGATCTACCTCGACCCGAGCTTCTACCTCAGCGAGGACATCCAGGCGTACACCGCGCTGTACGAGCAGATCGCCCAGGCGTTCTCGCAGTCCGCCTGAGGCACCGATGAGCACGAACGTCGCGCGCGCGACGCTGCCCGCGGCGGCTCTGCTCGTCGCAGGGCTCGTGGTCCTCTCCCTCGCCGTCGGTGCCTACGACGTCGTCGGCGGGGAGCAGGGCCGGGAGATGTTCTTCATCACCCGTGTCCCACGGACCGCGGCCCTCGTGCTGGCGGGGGTCGCGATGTCCCTCAGCGGTCTCGTCATGCAGATGATCACGCAGAACCGGTTCGTCGAGCCCACGACGAGCGGGACCACCGAGTGGGCGGCGCTAGGCCTCCTCGTCTCGGTCATCCTGGTGCCAGGAGCCGGACTCACCGTCCGGATGATCATCGCCAGCGCCTCAGCGTTCGTCGGGACCATGATCTTCCTCGCGTTCTTGCGCCGCGTGGTCATCCGGTCGACGCTCGTGGTTCCTCTCGTCGGCATCATGATGGGCGCGGTCGTCAGCTCGTTCACCACGTACGTCGCGGTCACGACCAACAACCTGCAGATGCTTGGCACGTGGTTCATGGGCAGCTTCACGAGCGTCGTCCGCGGGCGGTACGAGGTCCTGTGGGTGGTGGCGGTCATCGCGGTCGTCGTCTACCTCGTCGCCGACCGGCTCATGGTCGCCGGGCTGGGCAAGGACGTCGCGACCAGCCTTGGTGTCAGCTACGAGGCGATCCTCCTGGGCGGTACCGCCCTCGTGGCCGTCGCGACAGGCGTGACGACCGTCGTCGTCGGGTTCCTGCCCTTCCTCGGTCTCGTGGTCCCCAACATCGTCTCGATCGTGCGCGGCGACGACCTGCGCTCCAACATCCCGTGGGTCTGCCTCGGCGGAGCGGGGCTCGTCATCGTGTGCGACATCGTCGGCCGGACCGTCCGCATGCCGTTCGAGATCCCGGCCTCCATGGTCCTCGGGATCATCGGCGCAGCGGTGTTCATCGCTCTCGTCCTCGGACCGAGGCGTCGTGCTTGACGCCGGGCCGCTCGGAGCGGTGGCTCCCGTCCGGGCCGCAGCGCGTCCCGCTCTCTCGCGCGTCGCGCGCGGGTGGATCGTCGGCGGGGTCGTCGTCGTGGTGCTCGTGCTCGCGACGGTGCTCTACGACAACAGGCTCCCCGTCGGTTCGCAGGGCTTCTGGACGATCCTCCAGACGCGGCTCGTCGCCGTGGCGACGATCGCGATCGTGGCGTTCTGCCACGGAGTCGGGACCATCGTCTTCCACACCGCGACGGGCAACCGCATCCTCACCCCGTCGATCCTCGGGTTCGACGCCCTCTACCGCATGATGCAGACGTCGCTCGTGTTCCTCCTCGGTGCCGGGTCGCTCGTCGCAGCCGACAGCCTCGGTGCGGTAGCCCTCCAGACCCTCGTCATGGTCCTGTTCGCCACGCTCCTCTACGGCTGGCTGTTCTCTGGGCGCCGCGGCGACCTCCACGTCCTCCTGCTCGTGGGAGTCGTCCTGGGCATGGGCTTCGGCTCTGTCTCGACGTTCATGCAGCGGATGCTCACCCCGAGCGAGTTCGACGTCCTCTCGGCGCGGCTCTTCGGCACGATCAGCGGGTCGAGCGCCGAGTACCTGCCGTGGGCGGGCGGGGTCTGCGTCGCCGTGGGTGCGGTCCTGTGGCGTCGTCGCAGGGTGCTCGACGTCGTCGCGCTCGGTCGCGACGTCTCGACGAACCTCGGTCTGAACCACCGGCGCGAGGTCCTCCTGCTCCTCGTCCTCGTGGCGCTCCTCGTCTCGGTCTCGACGACGATGATCGGCCCGATGACCTTCTTCGGCTTCGTGGTCGCGACCCTCACCTACCAGATCGCCGGTGTCGCCGACCACGCCCGACTCATGCCGCTCGCAGCCCTCGTCGGTACGGCGACCCTGCTCGGCGCGTACTTCGTGCTCCGTCACGTCTTCTACGCTGCTGGGCTCGTCACCGTGATCATCGAGTTCGTCGGCGGTCTCGTCTTCCTCGTCTATCTCTTGCGGAAGGGGCTGCGGTGATCACGCTCACCAACGTCACGAAGTCCTACGGCTCGGTCCGGGCGCTCGGCCCGGTCGACCTCGAGATCCCGCGAGGCGGGATCACGGCGCTCGTCGGGCCGAACGGTGCCGGAAAGTCGACGATGCTCACGATCATCGGGCGGCTCCTCGACGCCGACGCGGGCCGGGTGCTCGTCGGCGGGCTCGACGTCGTCACCGCGAAGTCGAAGGACCTGGCCAAGGTGCTCTCCGTCCTTCGCCAGGAGAACCACTTCGTGACCCGTCTGACGGTCCGCCAGCTGGTGGCCTTCGGACGGTTCCCGCACTCGCGCGGACGGCTCACGGCCGAGGACGAGGAGAAGATCGACGAAGCCCTCGGGTTCCTCGACCTGACCGCCCTCGCCGGGCGCTTTCTCGACGAGCTGTCGGGCGGTCAGCGGCAGCGTGCGTACGTCGCGATGGTCCTCGCGCAGGACACCGACTACCTCCTGCTCGACGAACCGCTCAACAACCTCGACATGCAGCACTCGGTGCTCATGATGCAGCAGCTCCGGCGTGCTGCAGACGAGCTTGGACGCACCGTGGTCATCGTCGTCCACGACGTGAACTTCGCATCGGCGTACGCGGACCGCGTCGTCATGATGGTCGACGGCGGGGTGCACCGGGTCGGCACACCAGCCGAGGTGATGACGTCAGAGGTGCTCAGCGACGTGTTCCGGACGCGAGTCGACGTCCTCGAGCACGACGGGCGCCCGCTCGCTGTGTACTACCGCTAGTCCCGTGCGGGCTCGCCATCCGGGGCGGTCCCGAGGAACCGGCGCAGGGCCTCCACGACGAGCGCGTGGTCGTCGAGCTGCGGCAGCCCCGACACGACGACGACGCCCACGAGCCCGGAGCCGGTCACGACGAGGGGGAAGCCTCCGCCGTGCGCTGCGTAGAGCTCAGGCTCGAGCGCGTGCTTGTCGTCGAAGGACACACCGGCGTCCCGGCACTCCTGGCCGACGTAGAGCGAGCTGTGACCGAAGTGCCGCACGACGCGGGTCTTGCGCTCGATCCACGACACCTGGTCGATGCTCGACCCGGCGAGCGCTGCCCGGAAGAGCGTCTGGTCGCCGCGGCTGATGTCGATCGTCACCGGGGCCTGGCGCGCCTGGGCGACTTCGACGAGCGTGCAGCCGAGGTCCCACGCGTCGTCGTTCGTCAACGACACGAGCTCGAGCTCGGCCTCCTGCGCTGCGATCTCGTCGAGCGTGAGCCACGCGGGCGTCGGGTCGGTCATGAGGTCTCCTTCGGTGTGCGGTCGGTGTGCTGTCAGCATGCGGTCGGGGTCAGCGGAGCTCGGCGTCGTGCACGCAGATCGCTACCTGCACCCGATTCTCCACCTGGAGCTTGGCGAACAGACGCCCGACGTGAGACTTCACCGTAGCGACACTCATGTAGAGCGACGTCGCGATCTCCGCGTTGGACAGCCCTCTGCCGACGGCGACGGCGACCTCGCGCTCGCGCTCGGTGAGCCGCGCGAGGCGCTCCAGCGCCGGCTGGCTCCGCGCGCCCGTGGTGTCGCGCACGACGCTCGCCATGAGCTGAGCCGTCACCGTGGGGGAGAGCATCGGGTGCCCGGCGGCGACGGTCTGCACGGCTGCGACGATCTGTTCGGGCGCCGTGTCTTTGAGCAGGAAGCCCTGCGCACCGATCCGTAGGGCGCTGAAGACCATGTCGTCGGTGTCGAACGTGGTGAGCACGATGACCTTGGTGCTGGGGTGCGCGGCGAGCACCTGCTCGGTCGCGGCGAGGCCGTCGAGCCGGGGCATGCGGATGTCCATGAGGACCACGTCCGGCTGCGTCCGGGCGACGACGAGGACGCCTTCGGCACCGTCCGGGGCCTCGCCGACGATGTGCACGTCCTTGTCTCCGCCGAGGATGAGACGGAGCCCAGCACGCACGAGCGGGTCGTCGTCGACGAGGACGACCCGGATGGGTTCGGTGCGAGGAGTCATCACGGC
This sequence is a window from Sanguibacter antarcticus. Protein-coding genes within it:
- a CDS encoding CG0192-related protein, whose protein sequence is MALIHQATIRPTKLEALAAWVPTQPWFTGTADTALTLVASYRFDDPDGEVGIETLLVRAGGPVLQVPLTYRAAPLAGGDSFLITTMEHSVLGRRWVYDAEGDPVYRAVLVDTVLAGAREADQYVEVDGAPVLRESTATVVGSGPGIEDGAQTAGARLDLVRTPGTDAPDGEPATDGLQVEILSGTWTEHGERTAPQVLARVRARQNR
- a CDS encoding AI-2E family transporter — its product is MAAGQGKKTSRPTGEDRATNATTSSGTSPDAKTSATEGTLLDVSADTFGAATKAVPRSNDLVPRSIQVAAAWSWRLVAIGLAAAALVWAVSYLQVLVIAVAVALLLTVLLQPVTRVLRTYLHFSAGLAAATALIALISAVAGLGVVAGLGIADGLNDLGASAEKGFEQVLDALATGPLHLGDAEIAKYLDDATGALQGESSSVAAGALSVTGTVTELFSGALIALFCTLFFLFDGRRVWTWVVGLLPRGARERTHQAGRRGLVTLASYVRTQILVAFIDAVGVGVGAAIIGVPLAVPLAVLVFIGAFVPLVGAIFTGAIAVLVALVANGWVASLIMLGVVLLVQQIEGHVLQPWLMGQAVSLHPVAVVLVVTGGALAAGIVGALFAVPVAAVLNTVVLYFHGHDKFPELGFDDHVSVRPSGRRAVMITAAERSVRDDVRPVQPSE
- a CDS encoding siderophore ABC transporter substrate-binding protein yields the protein MRLQSGRRTGALVALTATTLVLSACAGAADADTEEPAASTASTTVEIDDNHGTITVPVLPERVVALDNHVFETLSSWDVDLVAAPKVIMGDLWPVYTDDEAVLDVGSHFEPNLEAIIEAQPDLVIGGYRFAESYDDITAQNPDAAVIELSPREDQDISAELVRQIEILGQVFDREDDAAALVEALNDSVTAATEAYDTSETVVGLITSGGEIAYSAPVTGRSIGTVFPTLGLTPAIDLEADDVSHGDDISVEAIAAANPDWIIVLDRDGSGVGEGEYTSAAEIITGSEALSAVTAVAEDQVIYLDPSFYLSEDIQAYTALYEQIAQAFSQSA
- a CDS encoding ABC transporter permease, producing MSTNVARATLPAAALLVAGLVVLSLAVGAYDVVGGEQGREMFFITRVPRTAALVLAGVAMSLSGLVMQMITQNRFVEPTTSGTTEWAALGLLVSVILVPGAGLTVRMIIASASAFVGTMIFLAFLRRVVIRSTLVVPLVGIMMGAVVSSFTTYVAVTTNNLQMLGTWFMGSFTSVVRGRYEVLWVVAVIAVVVYLVADRLMVAGLGKDVATSLGVSYEAILLGGTALVAVATGVTTVVVGFLPFLGLVVPNIVSIVRGDDLRSNIPWVCLGGAGLVIVCDIVGRTVRMPFEIPASMVLGIIGAAVFIALVLGPRRRA
- a CDS encoding iron chelate uptake ABC transporter family permease subunit, producing the protein MLDAGPLGAVAPVRAAARPALSRVARGWIVGGVVVVVLVLATVLYDNRLPVGSQGFWTILQTRLVAVATIAIVAFCHGVGTIVFHTATGNRILTPSILGFDALYRMMQTSLVFLLGAGSLVAADSLGAVALQTLVMVLFATLLYGWLFSGRRGDLHVLLLVGVVLGMGFGSVSTFMQRMLTPSEFDVLSARLFGTISGSSAEYLPWAGGVCVAVGAVLWRRRRVLDVVALGRDVSTNLGLNHRREVLLLLVLVALLVSVSTTMIGPMTFFGFVVATLTYQIAGVADHARLMPLAALVGTATLLGAYFVLRHVFYAAGLVTVIIEFVGGLVFLVYLLRKGLR
- a CDS encoding ABC transporter ATP-binding protein, yielding MITLTNVTKSYGSVRALGPVDLEIPRGGITALVGPNGAGKSTMLTIIGRLLDADAGRVLVGGLDVVTAKSKDLAKVLSVLRQENHFVTRLTVRQLVAFGRFPHSRGRLTAEDEEKIDEALGFLDLTALAGRFLDELSGGQRQRAYVAMVLAQDTDYLLLDEPLNNLDMQHSVLMMQQLRRAADELGRTVVIVVHDVNFASAYADRVVMMVDGGVHRVGTPAEVMTSEVLSDVFRTRVDVLEHDGRPLAVYYR
- a CDS encoding heme-degrading domain-containing protein, with the translated sequence MTDPTPAWLTLDEIAAQEAELELVSLTNDDAWDLGCTLVEVAQARQAPVTIDISRGDQTLFRAALAGSSIDQVSWIERKTRVVRHFGHSSLYVGQECRDAGVSFDDKHALEPELYAAHGGGFPLVVTGSGLVGVVVVSGLPQLDDHALVVEALRRFLGTAPDGEPARD
- a CDS encoding response regulator gives rise to the protein MTPRTEPIRVVLVDDDPLVRAGLRLILGGDKDVHIVGEAPDGAEGVLVVARTQPDVVLMDIRMPRLDGLAATEQVLAAHPSTKVIVLTTFDTDDMVFSALRIGAQGFLLKDTAPEQIVAAVQTVAAGHPMLSPTVTAQLMASVVRDTTGARSQPALERLARLTEREREVAVAVGRGLSNAEIATSLYMSVATVKSHVGRLFAKLQVENRVQVAICVHDAELR